A genome region from Brassica oleracea var. oleracea cultivar TO1000 chromosome C2, BOL, whole genome shotgun sequence includes the following:
- the LOC106327266 gene encoding methionine adenosyltransferase 2 subunit beta produces the protein MEKKTKVVVVGGTGYLGQHLLQALAGDRYDVAFTHHSCPLPRLLLEAFPHFPSFHVDLKTGLGFHSISHHFGQPDVVVNCAALSVPRVCEQDPDSALSINVPSSLVNWLSSAFPTKNKTLLIHLSTDQVYEGVKSFYKEEDETLAVNVYGKSKVAAELLIRDKCQNFAILRSSIIFGPQTLSPLPKNLPVQWMDSVLQKGDTVDFFHDEYRCPIYVTDLVSIILRLIDRWVLSDDKQMRLLLNAGGPDRLARVQMAEVVAQVRGHDLSLIKHVSASSVDRRVVSPADISMDITKLIQTLDISPTSFKDGVRLTLQSESRSHILS, from the exons ATGGAGAAGAAGACGAAAGTGGTGGTTGTGGGAGGTACGGGCTACTTGGGCCAGCATCTTCTTCAAGCTTTAGCCGGAGATCGTTACGACGTCGCTTTCACTCACCACTCTTGTCCCCTTCCCCGCCTCTTGCTCGAGGCTTTCCCACATTTTCCATCGTTTCATGTCGATCTCAAAACCGGTCTTGGTTTCCATTCCATCTCCCACCACTTTGGTCAG CCCGACGTGGTCGTGAATTGTGCAGCTCTCTCTGTTCCTCGAGTCTGTGAGCAAGATCCAGATTCAGCTCTCTCCATCAACGTCCCTTCATCCCTTGTTAACTGGTTATCATCAGCGTTTCCGACAAAAAACAAAACCCTGTTGATTCATCTCTCTACTGATCAAG TTTATGAAGGTGTCAAGTCTTTCTACAAGGAAGAAGACGAGACTCTCGCGGTCAACGTTTATGGCAAATCAAAAGTTGCAGCAGAGCTTCTCATCAGAGATAAATGTCAAAACTTTGCTATATTGAGGAGTAGTATCATCTTTGGTCCTCAAACTCTATCACCACTCCCTAAGAATCTCCCAGTTCAG TGGATGGATAGTGTCTTACAGAAGGGAGACACGGTTGATTTCTTCCATGATGAGTATCGTTGTCCCATTTATGTTACGGATCTCGTTAGCATCATCTTGAGGTTAATTGACAGATGGGTTCTCTCAG ATGATAAACAGATGCGGCTTCTTTTGAATGCTGGTGGACCGGACAGACTCGCTCGTGTTCAAATGGCGGAAGTGGTTGCACAAGTCAGAGGACACGATCTTTCCTTGATTAAACATGTTTCTGCTTCATCG GTTGATCGAAGAGTGGTGTCACCAGCAGATATATCAATGGACATAACTAAACTCATTCAGACACTTGACATCTCCCCAACTTCTTTCAAAGACGGTGTTAGATTAACGCTTCAGTCCGAATCTCGTTCCCATATCCTCTCGTAA